One Myxococcus stipitatus DNA segment encodes these proteins:
- a CDS encoding zf-TFIIB domain-containing protein: protein MDCPSCNVEMADLEGDDQTLRKCGECGGLWIDVADLNRVLLHNNLPGLESQGGKVNQEALTGQCPECQVDLIRVDGGDRQHPLHYDTCESCGGIFLESEFQDASDVKVAVEEIIEFFRHFGGKKKAAAL from the coding sequence ATGGATTGCCCCAGCTGCAACGTCGAGATGGCCGATCTCGAGGGGGATGACCAGACGTTGCGAAAGTGTGGAGAGTGCGGCGGGCTCTGGATAGACGTCGCGGACCTGAACCGGGTCCTCCTCCACAACAACCTTCCCGGGCTGGAGAGCCAGGGTGGCAAGGTGAACCAGGAGGCGTTGACCGGCCAGTGCCCCGAATGCCAGGTCGACCTGATCCGCGTCGACGGAGGGGACCGGCAGCACCCGCTCCACTACGACACCTGTGAGTCCTGCGGCGGAATCTTCCTGGAATCGGAGTTCCAGGACGCCTCCGACGTGAAGGTGGCCGTCGAGGAGATCATCGAATTCTTCCGCCACTTCGGCGGCAAGAAGAAGGCGGCGGCCCTCTAG
- a CDS encoding ABC transporter substrate-binding protein, protein MRRWGWVCVLAATLAACKEDKPSTVQDAGPVETGPQALTEQEPNERPDQALTLTRDSTVTADLAAQPNKADEDWYKLAPSAPRIADVSVTGLPGGDITLEVYDQDRNRLAAVNSEGEGKPERFPNLYVDGARWVRVAPARKGVGGAYTLTVTMRQANDGEEHEPNDRAVDAVPLPLGQTVTAFLGHAGDEDWYRVELPESAPAPTGTPAAPGTENPASGTGESPPAQGTPPSGAETGAAPAQPGAPGSEGGDPNGMVAEGVAPQEAPGTSPTGTFGGGEPPPGAIGAVAALPQDAGTTPAPPPEPPSVALKIDLSAVEGVRPEISVLSAAEAPLFSLRGKEGEALSLRNIGVRATDRVVYVVVKGGWTGTGKEARRTFNAAVPYTLTVTQEEAGANAELEPNDELYKATPLSAGGYREGFLSPKGDVDHFVLRTTEPVLAKVELSGVERLDLVLSMVEPPQGDGQQETVLLRANDGALKEPERLNNVACNGSCWFRVEGASRKVDGKWVKDFENSEQPYRISITTVPDNGGEEREPNNTVERAQELTPGKAVRGTIYPVKDVDYYRLDLSDRPVRTPLKATLLGILKVDVGLYLHRVQPDGKLSLVQTSDRAKGDQPESIRYSAEPGVYVFEVRDAKNREANFQDSYQLTVEEEGE, encoded by the coding sequence ATGCGACGCTGGGGGTGGGTCTGTGTGCTGGCCGCGACGCTGGCGGCCTGCAAGGAGGACAAGCCGAGCACCGTGCAAGACGCGGGGCCGGTGGAGACGGGGCCCCAGGCCCTCACGGAGCAGGAGCCCAACGAGCGTCCGGACCAGGCGCTGACCCTCACCCGGGACAGCACGGTGACGGCGGACCTGGCGGCCCAGCCGAACAAGGCGGACGAGGACTGGTACAAGCTCGCCCCCTCCGCGCCGCGCATCGCCGACGTCAGCGTGACGGGGTTGCCCGGGGGTGACATCACACTGGAGGTCTACGACCAGGACCGCAACCGGCTGGCCGCCGTCAACAGCGAGGGTGAGGGCAAGCCGGAGCGCTTCCCCAACCTCTACGTCGACGGCGCGCGCTGGGTGCGCGTGGCCCCCGCGCGCAAGGGCGTGGGTGGGGCCTACACCCTCACCGTGACGATGCGGCAGGCCAACGACGGCGAGGAGCACGAGCCCAATGATCGGGCGGTGGACGCCGTGCCCCTCCCCCTGGGCCAGACGGTGACGGCCTTCCTCGGCCATGCCGGTGACGAGGACTGGTACCGGGTGGAGCTGCCCGAGAGCGCCCCCGCCCCCACCGGGACGCCCGCGGCGCCGGGGACGGAGAACCCGGCTTCGGGGACCGGGGAGTCGCCTCCCGCGCAGGGCACCCCGCCGTCCGGCGCCGAGACGGGCGCCGCGCCGGCCCAGCCGGGGGCCCCGGGCTCCGAGGGCGGCGACCCGAATGGGATGGTGGCGGAGGGCGTCGCACCCCAGGAAGCGCCGGGGACCTCGCCCACCGGGACCTTCGGGGGTGGAGAGCCGCCGCCGGGGGCCATCGGCGCGGTGGCCGCCCTGCCCCAGGACGCGGGCACGACCCCGGCGCCCCCGCCCGAGCCGCCCTCGGTGGCGCTGAAGATCGACCTGTCCGCGGTGGAGGGCGTGCGGCCCGAAATCTCCGTGCTGTCCGCCGCCGAGGCGCCGCTGTTCTCCCTGCGTGGCAAGGAGGGCGAGGCGCTGTCGCTGCGCAACATCGGCGTGCGCGCCACCGACCGCGTCGTCTACGTGGTCGTGAAGGGCGGCTGGACGGGGACTGGCAAGGAGGCGCGCCGGACCTTCAACGCGGCGGTGCCCTACACCCTCACCGTGACGCAGGAGGAGGCAGGCGCCAACGCGGAGCTGGAGCCGAACGACGAGCTGTACAAGGCCACGCCCCTGAGCGCGGGCGGCTACCGCGAGGGCTTCCTCTCGCCCAAGGGCGACGTGGACCACTTCGTGCTGCGCACGACGGAGCCGGTGCTGGCGAAGGTGGAGCTGTCGGGCGTGGAGCGGCTGGACCTGGTGCTGTCCATGGTGGAGCCGCCCCAGGGCGACGGGCAGCAGGAGACGGTACTCCTGAGGGCCAACGACGGCGCGCTGAAGGAGCCCGAGCGGCTCAACAACGTCGCGTGCAACGGCAGCTGCTGGTTCCGCGTGGAGGGCGCGTCGCGGAAGGTGGACGGCAAGTGGGTCAAGGACTTCGAGAACTCCGAGCAGCCGTACCGCATCTCCATCACCACGGTGCCGGACAACGGCGGTGAGGAGCGCGAGCCGAACAACACCGTGGAGCGAGCGCAGGAGCTGACGCCCGGCAAGGCGGTGCGCGGCACCATCTACCCGGTGAAGGACGTGGACTACTACCGGCTGGACCTCTCCGACCGGCCGGTGCGCACGCCCCTCAAGGCGACGCTGCTGGGCATCCTCAAGGTGGACGTGGGCCTGTACCTGCACCGCGTGCAGCCGGACGGCAAGCTGTCGCTCGTGCAGACCTCCGACCGCGCCAAGGGCGACCAGCCGGAGAGCATCCGCTACAGCGCCGAGCCCGGCGTCTACGTCTTCGAGGTGCGCGACGCGAAGAACCGCGAGGCCAACTTCCAGGACTCGTACCAGCTCACCGTCGAAGAGGAAGGCGAATAG
- a CDS encoding discoidin domain-containing protein — MRRLPLAFLLLASAAPAASNSPPGYAQAADYLERDSRPERYAPSNLLDGRDTTAWCAAGDTPAPVTIGFKDVVTVDEVRIYTGDGTDKAAYKAHARARKLTLTGLDTARSFKVEDKRGLQSVPLNPPLSGNRFTLEVVERFPGADDQAPVCVTDLVFYSGGKALNGTWLAQRMKYDARLAPMLGTWFGGLEGAPDRFLSIFTDGTFRFAHEPLEGAEPTTVTGSYTLSGTRLTLDVPKQGKATVRWVRASEEEGARTGGTLELEGAPAESWGRVFRDRP, encoded by the coding sequence ATGCGCCGCCTCCCCCTCGCCTTCCTCCTGCTCGCTTCCGCCGCTCCCGCCGCGTCCAACTCGCCGCCGGGCTACGCCCAGGCCGCCGACTACCTGGAGCGCGACAGCCGCCCCGAACGTTATGCGCCGTCGAACCTGCTCGATGGACGGGACACCACCGCGTGGTGCGCCGCCGGTGACACCCCGGCCCCCGTCACCATCGGCTTCAAGGACGTCGTCACCGTCGACGAGGTCCGCATCTACACGGGAGACGGGACGGACAAGGCCGCGTACAAGGCTCACGCCCGCGCCCGGAAGCTCACCCTCACCGGGCTCGACACCGCCCGCTCCTTCAAGGTGGAGGACAAGCGCGGCCTGCAGTCCGTGCCCCTCAATCCGCCCCTGTCCGGCAACCGCTTCACGCTGGAGGTGGTCGAGCGCTTCCCCGGCGCCGACGACCAGGCGCCCGTCTGCGTCACCGACCTCGTCTTCTACTCGGGCGGCAAGGCGCTCAACGGCACCTGGCTGGCCCAGCGGATGAAGTACGACGCGCGCCTGGCGCCCATGCTCGGCACGTGGTTCGGAGGGTTGGAGGGCGCGCCGGACCGCTTCCTCTCCATCTTCACGGACGGCACCTTCCGCTTCGCGCACGAACCGCTGGAGGGCGCCGAACCCACCACCGTGACGGGCTCCTACACGCTGTCGGGTACACGACTGACCCTGGACGTCCCCAAGCAGGGGAAGGCCACGGTGCGGTGGGTGCGCGCGAGCGAGGAGGAGGGCGCCCGGACCGGAGGGACCCTGGAGCTGGAGGGGGCTCCCGCCGAGAGCTGGGGCCGCGTCTTCCGGGACAGGCCTTGA